Below is a window of Microcebus murinus isolate Inina chromosome 3, M.murinus_Inina_mat1.0, whole genome shotgun sequence DNA.
GATAGACAGATACTGTCccatagagataaaataaaaagaactaacaCGTCGAGTACACTGTATCATGTTGGAGACGGGAGCAGAGGGGGTTGGGGATGAACAGGACAGAATGATCTTAATCTATTtaagatgaaatatatttaatcttgaaatctttaaaaagtctatataacgtattcacttttttttttttttttttttttttttttgagacagagtctcgctttgttgcccaggctagagtgagtgccgtggcgtcagcctagctcacagcaacctcaaactcctgggctcaagcaatcctcctgcctcagcctcccaagtagctgggactacaggcattcgccaccatgcccggctaattttttgtatatatattagttggccaattaatttctttctatttatagtagagacggggtctcgctcttgctcaggctggtttcgaactcctgacctcgagcaatccgcccgcctcggcctcccagagagctaggattacaggcgtgagccaccgcgcccggccaacgtATTCACTTTTTTCTAGCCACCTCATATCAAAATTGCAGCGACATAAACAGGGATCagtaaactttttctgcaaagggccaggtaggaaatattttagactttgtgggcTTTATggtctctgttacaactactcaatTTACCTTCTGTAGCATAAAAACAGCAATAGACAGTATGTAAGTAGAAGAGCACGGCAGTGTTCCAACaagactttatttataaaacaggcCATGGGCCAGACTTCCTGATTTAGAGAATTCTACATTCAAAAATAGTTCTGTATTCTACAACCACTAATATGGTGAATTAACCAAATTATCTTTCTTCAAGTTATATTAATTCTGTTgccaaagtaaaaacaaactgaaatatCTTTTAGATAAGTTCCTTGAATTTCTTTGTGACTCTGATATTGAACAGAATGCTtggtaaattaaaagaaaaggtatccaatgtttgttgaataaatcaaaTGCTTTCCTATGAGAGATATGGggcaatttataaaatagaatatccTGAAAACTCAGTAATGGTTGAGAAAGTAATGGAATATGAAACATTCCAgaaaaactctaagaaaaattACCAAGACAAACTACTTACAATTATATAGtagttgttatatattttatatatttacattttatatatattatggcAAAAGCTAGGGACTTTAAAACCTAAAACTCTTCATTTTactcaatttttaagaaaattatgggAATTTGAGGAAAATTATAGGGTAAAATTCAATTGTAAACagaatggatatttaaaaaatttctgatttCATTAGAATACCTTAAATAACAGAATCAACTTCTATTAGTCTTACTTACGGCACTGGCAATTAGCAAGCAGCAATATGAGGcccatataaaaaagaatatcacatgaattaatttttatgttaatctATCTTCATTTCATCCATTTCTGAGGAAATTAAGACTATGTATATATGCTTGAGGAAACACTGATCTTATGTTTTCTTAATTCATACTAAGAGATTTTTTATAGTTTACTATATAGATAGTAAGGCCTCATGAATTGACTGCTACCATAGTTCTTCTGTTCtttactcaacataaaaaaaaagctaacatacaaaaataaaacagacttgtcagaatgtggacatctttggcTTAAAGATATTTACTACAGCATTATTTTAATGGGGAACGTTAATAAAGTACTTACAATATAATTTCAATTACCCTAACTTAATTTATGTACAACATGAACAaatctaatatataaattaactAATATTTTTGCAGTTGTTACATTCTTTCTGGGAAtatcatagaaaaatatagatattcTCTAGCAGGAAACTATATAGAGTACTATATCTAATTATGTTCCTCATATGGTATTCTGTAGGATATAAAAAGTTGTAATTTTATATAGAGTTTGGGGAATGCAATTTAACATGCTAATGGGGCACTGTGACTCAATAAGAACACGCAAGAGAAAGGAGCATTCCCAATCTTACTTGACCACAGAACCTTTTGCACACAGAGCATcttgggcaggggaagggggggTGTTCCCTGGAATACATCTGTGGAATGCTTATGTAGCAAACTAGAATAAGGTGACACTGAATCATCTGGAAATGTTTCTCtatcaaaaaatcaaatttagaaaatcatCTACTCTATGCTTCATAGTTTTTccaataaatgataattatgatGTTAAATAACAGCACATGGAAAAACTCTAAATTTTATACAATAATGTCTAAGGATATTCTGTGCAATGGGTGGTGTCAAccatactaatttttaaaaaacatattgtgTTGAATGTTCAAAATATATGGTAGAACATTCATAAGCAATATCAGAGTCTTGGTTTCAGGTAGTTGAAGAAgtatattacttattttaaaatcacttaatcAGCTATAATCCTACATGAAAAACCAGAATTCTGAATAGGAAAAAATGtgaattcagttatttttttagaACAGATGATAAAACAAATTGACACCCTGAACATTTTTCAGTCATGTCAGAATCTAATTCAAAGTATCTACtgaattatgaatttttatgggaaaatttaatgttttaggATGAGTACTATTAGTATAGTAGCTTCAAGTTCACATTAagttatttttgtcttaaaaatttcTTCAGAGGTGCCCAAAGTCAGCTTATTTGCATCCAGATATTTATCAGTTAGGAAAAAGCATACGTTTGTTTTGGGAACTCAAAAGACACTGATATTAAAAAGGTCTATAGTATTATTTTCAGTAGTGACATTCCGTTTTTGGCCATTATGACCTCAAAAATTATCTGCTGCAACTGGCACTTCACATATCCCATTTCCTGCCCTCCACCCTCAAAATCTATATTGCATGCTATTAGAAAAGATTCTCTAGAACTCTACTTTGGTCATATAGCTCTTACTACTCACAGAATGAACATCCTTAGCTTGATCTCTTTGTCTTTCTATTATACCCACTTGGTAGAACCAACTACTATTAAATCTAAGGGCCCACCTTTCTCTAAGTTTGCACCCTGGCAGCTGAGATAAAACCACACAGTTACTCCATACTATATTTCTCAAGACAGCTTTTTCAAACCTATCCACATTCCTCAATTACCCAATCCCACCATACTACTGTTAGATTATCTCTTGATTCATAGAAAATGGACTCTAGTATCTCAATATTCTGATTACAAATTACTGCTTTGCATCCCTACATATTGTTCTCACAACCCTTTTAAGAGACAAGTGACTCTTCTGGGCAAGACCAATCTCTCTAACAATGACCCAGATCCCACACTTAATATTCAACGTAGGTGCTTCACTCCATTTCCACTGCTTGCTAACTCATTTCTGTACCTTCAACCTTCAACCTCTTCCCACTGGCATGTAAACATGTTCTTTTTCAAACCTGCCTTCATCCCAGCTTACTCTTACCTCTCTATTTCCTCTCCATCCATAGCCAATTATAGCATTCTCTGtgctaattttcatttcttcttcctacAATTACTCATCTAGAATTGAATAAGATTTCTGGCTCTATTAGTTCACCAAAGCTGCTCTCTCCCAAATCACTAAGATAACCTCTTGTTGCTATATTCATTGGAGCTTTCAGGGCTCATCTTCactgactccttttttttttttttttttttgagacagagtttcactttgttgcccaggctagagtgagtgctgtggtgtcagcctagctcacagcaacctcaaactcctgggttcaagcaatcctactgccttagcctcccgagtagctgggactacaggcatgcaccaccatccccggctaattttttctatatattagttggccaattaatttctttctatttatagtagagacggggggtctcgcttttgctcaggctggtttcgaactcctgaccttgagcaatccgcccacctcggcctcccagagtgctaggattacaggcgtgagtgaccGCGCCTGGCCTTCACTGACTCCTTATCAACAATTTAcactttgttttctcccttcttcAAACACATTTCCATTCACCATACTCTTCAGGTTTTCCTCTTACCTCTTGACAACTCCCATCAGTCTCCTTTGGTGCACATCTTTTCCTTTCCCATATCATTGGGGCTCTGAGATCCTAGGCTCTTTCAATCATACATTATCACTTCCACTTTCTTGGCTTCAATTATCTGCTGACTCCCAAATCTTTATCTCAGCTCAGGCTTCTTTCGTAGACAACAGATCCATACTACCTAACTGcttcttaaatatctttttttggaTATCGAAGTAGACACCTCAAACCCCTTACGTCTAAAACTAAACCCCTGAAGAGCTTTCTCTCTCAGTGAATCTTACTATCATTTACTGAGATGTTCAAGGCAAAAAATTGGATGTTATCCTTTATTCCTCTACTCTCTAAGACAATGATTTTACTTCACAGCTTTCTCTCaaatctattcttttccattaatgCTACTGTTAGGgcttaaaagattttttataaaggtgataacttttttttttttgagacagagtcttgctctgttgcccaggctagagtgccattgcgtcagcctagctcacagcaacctcaaacttctgggctcaagcaatccttcagcctcagcctccccagtagctaggactaaatggactataggcatatgccaccacactcagctaattttttctatttttggctgcctagctaatttttttctatttttagttgagatggggtctcattcttgctcaggctagtcgaCTTCTAATATCTAGGCATCTGTCAAGCCTCAGTTTAGATGTGACAATGTAGGAATCCTTGCCTAATTCCCTAAGTTCAGTTCAATTTCCCTCCTATGTACTCCCACAATCTATCTCTCTCTGTGATCACAGCTCTCATCCCATCCTTCTACTGAAATTGCCAATTCATTTTTCTATCCCCCATGAGATAGTGAGCTCCATAAGAGCAAAAACCATGGCTTTAACCATTCTATCCCCTTAAAACACAAAATCCtacttaaaacacaaaatatactctattgaataaataaatgatgtaggtcttattttttcaCTTAGATGGAAAGGAAACTAAGAGCTGTaggcattcattaaatatttgttgaactaagAACAGAATGGAAttgcatttcttcttcctcctttccacGTTTATGCTTGATATATACAGCAGTTGAAATGTGGTGaagtacaaatttaaaaactCCTATGAATTAAACTATGTCTGGACAGTTAAtcttaaaatgtacaaaaaaacaAGACATTCATGGTAGAAGCAAAACTTTTCATCAatagaaatattccaaaatttcatTACATACATTGTCCtagaaatttttttgaaaagtccTCTTGTTAAAAGTCTCTTACGTCACCACCAGTCACTAATTATTATGATGaagaaaaacacatgaaataatgAGTTTTACCATCATTTCTAACAGGGCAAAAAGAAGTATGAAATACcaagaataatgagaaaaaaacactttaagaaaacatttaaaaatcaggtaaatataacaaatatcGCTATAAATATAACTCTATAAAAATAATGTCCTTGTTGATTgattaaaaaagaatgttaaaaaataaagaaggaaagttatcagtaaaagataaataaaactttaagcaGAACAGGAAATAGtactagtaattttaaaaatgagaaagatgaaaaataattctttatataacactaaaaagatttaaatttgaaaaagtagTAATTAGGCATCTTCCATCTTACTTTTCTAGaatgatttcatatttatttagtgGGGTAAAGAATCATGTTAAAATAAACTTTAGCATTATTTCTTAGGAAGACACAATGATTAAGAAACTGAAAGGACAAAATACGGTTCTGttgtaaaatgaattaatgtaaacTACCTTAGTAAACTGGAACAGCATGAAATGAGGATGACatagagaattaaaaatgaaactatacaTTTTATTCTCCATTCATGACAGTCTTTACAAAATGAGTGCATATTTTagatgaagtttttaaaaatatcactatcaggctttttcccttttttcctgacaTGTCAtttgttatgttatttttatttatcctgagGGCAAGAAAGAAAGGTCATTCTTTTtagttttgattcattttttataatgtgGATTCTACTTGACCACCTTTAAAATTGTACTTATGGCATGttagatatttgaaattttaatcatTACATGCTAGATATTAttgaaataagcattttaaagttATTCAGTTAAGTAATTCAATTTTTGAAGCCATAAAAATCATTATCCCATTAAAAGTCTAGAATTtactgcttttaatattttaagaccTGCTATTActtatttagcttttaaattagttttataaaagGTAACAAAAATAAAGCCACCAATACTTTCCCAATCCCCAAAAAATACCTCTAAAAAAGACAATATAACAATGCAACCATATGATAAAATATCCTTAAATTGCCAAATGTAACCTGGCACTCTTCCGGTTAAGGAAGTAATTAATAAGCACTCCTACACTCTTAAATATCCTGCATTGTTCAGCACCTATCAATAAGCACAGTTGGAAATGCCGGCAACTACACTGTTCCTATGGTATTTTTGCTAGGTTCTAAAGGGTAACAGTCTCTTCCTAAGGTATCAAGGTCTGGTCAGTATAACTTAGTAAAGCACATAATTACTTGCCAAAGTAATTTTGATGTACATTCTGAATTAAGCATTACCTTAACAATGAATTGTATATTACTCTTACTTACTAAGCTATGGATTATCTGTGGAAAGGAATCCTAATCTTTATATTATCTGCAGAAATGAGCTCAATGTCTGATATGAAAAAAAACTACtcggccaggtgcggtgactgacgcctgtaatcctagcactctgggaggccgaggcaggaggatcgcttgagctcagtttgagaccagcctgagcaagagtgaattcccatctctattaaaaagagaaaaattaataaggcatggtggcatgtgcctgtagtcccagctactcagaaggctgaggcaggaggatcacttgagcccaggagtttgaggttgctgtgagctaggctgacaccacagcactctagcctgtacaacagagtgagactctagtctcaaaaaaaaaaaaaaaaaaaaaaaaaacaacaacaaaaaaaacctattcaAGTTTTCTGATTTATCGAAAAAAATATACCACTCTTCAAATAATCAGAGTCTTAATGTGGGTTCCAAATGGCAACAGCTTGATAGTGGATATGAGCTTGATAATCTAGGATTATAATATGGGATAGCCTTTATCAATTCTGCAATGAgatagtctttatttcttctacatTGTCTCATCGTTATTAATTTATCAAGAGAATATGTATTAGCCTGTAGTACAGTAGTTAATTTTTAGTTACTTAGTCATATTTATCTGTCAAACTGTTTTTTGATTTTATACAgatcaaatgaaaaagcagataatataacttttatattaatgatatattttaaagttttctaattctctactaaacatatttttatttgtttgaaatcCTGGATAAATTAAGAAGTTGGGAAACATACTGGTACGTTTGGCAGCACCTAATTTCATGAGTTTCATACTAGGTGCCAAGAAATTAGGTTGTccaaattattttggaaaacaaaactgAATCAGCTTTCTTTTTCTACCTGTTATCGTATACTTGACTCAAGGCACCTacaatgaaactttaaaattaattagaGAAGAACTTACCTAGggattttgaaaaatagtttgcCATTTGTCCACTGTTGCAAGACTGTCgtttatgtctttttgttgacATTTCTGTGGTCTTCCATggtggtctttttcttttgttcaaattGCTAAGAACTTCAAAACTATCAGGATTCTTGTCAAAGTTAACACATTTACTTAATTTACTACTGTCAGGTTGGCCAGCAAATTTATCAGTTGAAGAACTATTTGCTttagcattttctatttctttagattgctttttaaaagaattttgccTACCAGAATGAGATCTTAAAGTAAAGCGCTTTGATTCCTCTATCTGAGCCTGGTGATTACTTCCATTGTCAATAGATTCAGGAGAGTAAATGATTGTATTTAGCTTAAAAGTATTTCTGTGTTCAAGATAGTTGAGCTTCCTCAAAAATATTCTACAATCTTTTAAGGTTTTTGACCTCCAATTATCTGGACATACATTTCCTAGTCTTGGGCCCTTTTCCAAATCTTTTTGGCTGCAATTTATTCCATTCTCTTTTGCTTCTGATTTAAATTTATTCTCTAAACTAGCATCTATTTTGAAGTTAGGCATTGCCACTCTTTGTTGCAAAAAATCATCCTTGATCTCAGGTGGCAAAACACACTGATTATCTACTGTGCTTTTTCCTTGGAGTGGGATGTCAGCATTTGTTCCCCCCTCagtcttatttaaaaattggttCTGGCAGAAAAATCTTAAGTTCCTCCTTTTAGAGTTCCAACCAACTGTTCCATGGTTGTGCAGCTTTCCCTCTCTTCTCCACCTTTCATGATGCAACCTCTTAAACTCAGTCCTTTTTAATCTAGCTATTGCTAaattacttttcatatttaagaGTGGAGAGCTAACCACTTTACGGAGTATATGCAACTTCTCTGCTGATTTTGAAGGAGAAGAGAgtgcaaattttttaaagtgctttctgAAGGGACTGgtattaaaatcagaatatttcatCCCTAATTTGATTCCCTTAGTATTTATTACTTCCAAAGGATTTCGAGCATTTGCTTTTCTAACTAGTGAAAGAGACTGTGTTTCTGTTGTTTGCATAAACCAGGTACAGAGTTCATTCAAATCatactttttttgaaaaagcattttTACTGGTGAAACTTCAAGTTCTAAAAGACAAGTTTCCAAAGGGCTTGCTattttgaaatgatcattttcaatgtgttctctttttttatgaACAAAATTTTCAGCTTCATCTCCACTTACTTTCACCCAAGTGTTTGTTATTTGCTCAAATCTATTGTTTAATTCCTCTAATAAGGAATCATTTGAAGTAGAAGTAGCCCACCACCTGAGCAGAGGGTTTGAGGAAATTATAGGATCCAAGGATACTTCAGAAATGGGTATTAATTTATCTTCCAAACACTTTTTTGCATTCCTTGAATATCTAGTTCTTGGGGTatcttttaaagctatttttgtCCTTGACTGTCTATGTTTTTCCTTCTGACTTTTACCTTTTTGCAAATGGAGTTTATATGACTTATGGAGCACagcatttctataaataaatgagCTAGAAGATGCTAATGAATGTAAGAAATGCAGAGATGGCTTTCTATCCCTAATAGAATGTCTCAAAGGTATAGGAGCAACCATACTTTGTGATCCATTCTTAAATATGTCGGCTTTAGTATGCCTTGTTTTATCCATCTTATTGCATTGTTGGTCATGCTTTTCTTCACGCAGCTTTTTTTCaaacatattattttctaaaggaGGTAAGCAGCTGCTAATACTTACTTCTCTTTCCTGAGGTGAAATTCTATTAATAGTCACAGATATGCCAGAAATTTTCACTTTTGCGGGTCTACCAGGCTTCCTACTTATTGCCAAAGGCCTATGATTTGGTCGAATGATGTTCTTGGATGGCTGAGGTATCACAGACTTGTTCTTGATGGGTCTAATATATTCAAAGCTGGATCCCAAGATCTCATTTTCAGCAGTGAAGCTTGATACAGCACTTATTCTTTCACCCAAGTCAATTTTGTGTTCTCTAATATTTCTGAGACTATTATGTTCAGTTGGAAAATCAGCAACATTTTTGCTTAAAGACATAATATTGCTTATGTTTACACTTCCTTCAGAGACATGCCTTTTAGTTCTTCTTGACCTTCCATAAATAACAGTCACTGTAATACTTTTCTTATAAATACTTTCTTTTATGTCTGATAAGACAGATTGTGGGCTTTCCCTTCCAGCACTAAAAGAGTCATGCTGGCAAATGGTGATGTCTGttattttaggctttgggggTCTTCCAATTGGGCGCTTGATCTGTTTCACAACTTGGGGACCTATTTTTTTTGGTCTAcctggttttcttttaaaagatgaatcAATAGCACAGCTTGAACTGTTCTTAGGTTCTTCTTGTGGCTTATCACTATTTATATCTTCTATAAACATTGCAGAGGATTCTGTAGTTTCTTTTGcacaattaaatttatttagttcCCTTTGAAGGATGTCAGTATGATCAGAAGTATAATGTTCAAAGTTAGCATTTTGGATATCCTCAtttgtttctggctttttttCAATTACATGATGGGTTTTACGTTTTTCAGAAGGAAGATCAACATTTGATTGGGAAGTACCAACTGAAGTTAAAGTATATTTGACTCCTTCACTGCTTTTAACCTCAGATAAAAACATGAGTTTGATAGGGCTGGAATAGTTGGCAAAAGAAGAGCTTCTGATACCTTCATATTTTGTTGGCACATTTTCGACACGGGAACTCAAGCTACCCATATCTAAACTAGATGACTTTTTCAGATTGTCAAGTCTTTTGTTATTCAAATCTATTGTAGGCATATGCTGACTTTTGATATTGCTGGATGCtaccacagattttgataaaCTCTGCTCTTTGCATGTCATTCGATTTAGAGTAAGAGTCATATTTTTCCCAGCATTTTGGTCTTTTCCATCAATTTCTATCATTCTCTTGGATGTTTTACATCCATCTGATAATGGCTGATTATTCCAAGATTTTTGGGCCATATTTATTGTATCTTCCAAACGCTCCACAACAACTTGTAAATTAGAATTCATTGCAATTTTGTTTAGATCTATATTGGGTGAGCTTTCAATTGGAATGtttttcatttgctctttttcttttgtggacTCAGATACTTTTTTGGCCTtaggggattttttaaaaacataattatttgttACATATATAGAATACCATCCTGGAGGCACAATATTTCGTTTAGTTCTGTTCAAAAGTCCGGAAACATCACTTCTCAAAGGCATTTGAGTATTCTCTAATTTTGAATTCCCCCTAGgattttgcaaaaattttttttcaactgcAGATTTCTCTTGTGACTTTCTTATGCTTATTTTCTCAGGTGAAGCTGTTTTTAAGCTTTCTGTAAATGCATCAAAAGCCAGGTTAGTTTCTAAACTAGGAAGAGGTAGTTGCAATGACTGTAATGCATAATTTGGTGAAAAGGCTGTTTCTGCATGATTTTTATCTTGAAGGCTTTTAGAATTTTGTAAAGAAGGCCCTTGGCAATGAAAGAATTCTTCCTTGTCTGATAAAAACCTCTCATCATTGTGAATCAATTTCCTTGAAATTTTTtcagtgtgtttttttcttataaaattttcacTAAGATTAGCAAGTTCCCTTTTTATCTGTAAAGACTGCCTTCTACACATGGGTGAATCAGAAGAGTTGTGCATTGCAAATAAGGTTTCCTGACGCTTTCGAAATCTTgtctgaataattttattttctacctttttatcATGTTGACTCAGTAATTCCATAAAACTGTAATCACTGGCCTTTGCATTATGCAAGAGAGAGGTTATTAAATCTCCTAATTTTAAGTCATTATCTGTATTACAATCACTGCTAGATAATTTTACAAGGTTTGCCAAATCTGTGGTttctattgattttaatttttcatttatgcgATCCATTAAATCTTGAAAAATTATAGCAGTTTCACCTTTTTCATGACTTGTAGTATAATTATTGCTGTCATCTGAGAGCAGAGAATCAGAATTACTggattttttagttttatgtatttCACCTTCATGATCACCCTTGTTGCTGCTTATTTCTGCTGGTGTGAGAGATGGAGGCTGGTTAATGTTTGtttcaagtttattttctaaGGATGAAAT
It encodes the following:
- the LCORL gene encoding ligand-dependent nuclear receptor corepressor-like protein isoform X6, encoding MDHGYEETSVYSKDCIPSLDSSQSTPTEELSSQGQSNTDKIEYQAENYLNTLFRKKDLPQNCDPNIPLVAQELMKKMIRQFAIEYISKSGKIQENRNGSIGPSLICKSIQMNQAENSLQEEQEGPLDLTVNRMQEQSTQQGDGVLDLSTKKTSIKSEESSICDPSSENSMAGSTVDAKSEEATKMEKGKSALSKVLESLCIHHQQQVLAMLKFLVQEQNAASLCCCNTSCVVASESQKSLIEDDLHDLFCSCEYRLAERGCIQNERQSSGLEPLSVCIKDLHCLSCQTVTVGYIKTVVNRGIANSCNSHRCCSGLLPNIHSTSSAFPSPLLSREVCDLSVSLKDVCRSRSPSPPPLSPVEPEGFERLKDVISEISSLENKLETNINQPPSLTPAEISSNKGDHEGEIHKTKKSSNSDSLLSDDSNNYTTSHEKGETAIIFQDLMDRINEKLKSIETTDLANLVKLSSSDCNTDNDLKLGDLITSLLHNAKASDYSFMELLSQHDKKVENKIIQTRFRKRQETLFAMHNSSDSPMCRRQSLQIKRELANLSENFIRKKHTEKISRKLIHNDERFLSDKEEFFHCQGPSLQNSKSLQDKNHAETAFSPNYALQSLQLPLPSLETNLAFDAFTESLKTASPEKISIRKSQEKSAVEKKFLQNPRGNSKLENTQMPLRSDVSGLLNRTKRNIVPPGWYSIYVTNNYVFKKSPKAKKVSESTKEKEQMKNIPIESSPNIDLNKIAMNSNLQVVVERLEDTINMAQKSWNNQPLSDGCKTSKRMIEIDGKDQNAGKNMTLTLNRMTCKEQSLSKSVVASSNIKSQHMPTIDLNNKRLDNLKKSSSLDMGSLSSRVENVPTKYEGIRSSSFANYSSPIKLMFLSEVKSSEGVKYTLTSVGTSQSNVDLPSEKRKTHHVIEKKPETNEDIQNANFEHYTSDHTDILQRELNKFNCAKETTESSAMFIEDINSDKPQEEPKNSSSCAIDSSFKRKPGRPKKIGPQVVKQIKRPIGRPPKPKITDITICQHDSFSAGRESPQSVLSDIKESIYKKSITVTVIYGRSRRTKRHVSEGSVNISNIMSLSKNVADFPTEHNSLRNIREHKIDLGERISAVSSFTAENEILGSSFEYIRPIKNKSVIPQPSKNIIRPNHRPLAISRKPGRPAKVKISGISVTINRISPQEREVSISSCLPPLENNMFEKKLREEKHDQQCNKMDKTRHTKADIFKNGSQSMVAPIPLRHSIRDRKPSLHFLHSLASSSSFIYRNAVLHKSYKLHLQKGKSQKEKHRQSRTKIALKDTPRTRYSRNAKKCLEDKLIPISEVSLDPIISSNPLLRWWATSTSNDSLLEELNNRFEQITNTWVKVSGDEAENFVHKKREHIENDHFKIASPLETCLLELEVSPVKMLFQKKYDLNELCTWFMQTTETQSLSLVRKANARNPLEVINTKGIKLGMKYSDFNTSPFRKHFKKFALSSPSKSAEKLHILRKVVSSPLLNMKSNLAIARLKRTEFKRLHHERWRREGKLHNHGTVGWNSKRRNLRFFCQNQFLNKTEGGTNADIPLQGKSTVDNQCVLPPEIKDDFLQQRVAMPNFKIDASLENKFKSEAKENGINCSQKDLEKGPRLGNVCPDNWRSKTLKDCRIFLRKLNYLEHRNTFKLNTIIYSPESIDNGSNHQAQIEESKRFTLRSHSGRQNSFKKQSKEIENAKANSSSTDKFAGQPDSSKLSKCVNFDKNPDSFEVLSNLNKRKRPPWKTTEMSTKRHKRQSCNSGQMANYFSKSLASRPAFSI